In Halorhabdus tiamatea SARL4B, a genomic segment contains:
- a CDS encoding PDGLE domain-containing protein has translation MLADRTPSIDGGRLLRRGTAVVAGLTVLSPAFAWSAQRVNYTEPLEHAAETTGATAHAVTTLPGLLPDYGIAGVDPYLGTLVSGFVGAGLVLAVGWLVGRPLTTDREPR, from the coding sequence CTGCTGGCCGATCGGACGCCGTCGATCGATGGCGGTCGACTCCTCCGTCGCGGGACGGCAGTCGTCGCCGGCCTGACCGTCCTCTCGCCGGCGTTCGCCTGGAGTGCCCAGCGAGTGAACTACACCGAGCCACTCGAACACGCCGCGGAGACGACCGGTGCGACCGCTCACGCCGTGACGACGTTGCCGGGCCTTCTCCCGGACTACGGGATCGCCGGCGTCGATCCATATCTCGGGACGCTGGTGTCCGGCTTCGTCGGCGCGGGGCTCGTGCTGGCGGTCGGCTGGCTCGTCGGTCGTCCACTGACTACTGATCGTGAACCGCGCTGA
- the nikR gene encoding nickel-responsive transcriptional regulator NikR — protein MAEDLDRVSLTLPPAMTDQLDGIVEDWNYASRSEAVRDSLRDFFTTYEWERGDETRHYGTIVIAHEHDHDSDVAGRLQTIQHEYADVVTSVQHIHLSEDRCMETLVVDGTAGQIDELANRLRAVGGVKQVKVVVVGGGDSRADEHDHAGEQNKHRHEH, from the coding sequence ATGGCCGAGGACCTCGACCGGGTGAGTCTGACCCTGCCACCCGCGATGACCGACCAGCTCGACGGGATCGTCGAGGACTGGAACTACGCGAGCCGATCGGAGGCTGTCAGAGATTCCCTGCGGGATTTCTTCACGACCTACGAGTGGGAGCGCGGCGACGAGACCCGCCACTACGGGACGATCGTCATCGCTCACGAACACGATCACGACAGCGATGTGGCCGGTCGCCTCCAGACGATCCAACACGAGTACGCCGACGTCGTCACTTCCGTCCAGCACATCCACCTCTCGGAGGATCGGTGTATGGAGACGCTGGTCGTGGATGGGACCGCGGGCCAGATCGACGAACTCGCCAATCGCTTGCGAGCCGTGGGCGGCGTCAAGCAAGTGAAGGTCGTCGTGGTCGGTGGGGGCGATTCCAGGGCAGACGAACACGATCACGCAGGTGAACAGAACAAGCACCGCCACGAACACTGA
- a CDS encoding TrmB family transcriptional regulator: MSTQDAVGALEQLGLSNYEARVFVALQRLGSGTAETISEVSEVPRSQVYGAADDLAERGLVEVTESSPKTYRPVSLAAAREQLSARIERERERAFENLDALQDEAATDRRERGVSTVRGRTPIDERIAGLLETAQDTAVFVAPEATSLTTEIADTLTEQASGGVSVTLVTAEPKLDERFADDPLDVIVMGEDNPADFAGRALLVDGATILLAVATDDGSVEEEALWTAESSIGRILAQFMQSGMESGRQRQSGDAPP; the protein is encoded by the coding sequence ATGAGTACCCAGGATGCGGTCGGAGCCCTCGAGCAACTCGGGCTGTCGAACTACGAGGCGCGGGTGTTCGTCGCACTCCAGCGGTTGGGCTCGGGAACGGCGGAGACGATCAGCGAGGTGTCCGAGGTCCCGCGCTCGCAGGTCTACGGAGCGGCCGACGACCTCGCCGAACGGGGGCTGGTCGAGGTGACCGAATCGTCGCCGAAGACGTACCGGCCAGTGAGCCTCGCGGCAGCCCGCGAGCAACTCTCGGCGCGAATCGAGCGTGAGCGCGAGCGGGCCTTCGAGAATCTCGACGCGTTGCAGGACGAGGCCGCCACCGACCGGCGGGAGCGCGGTGTTTCGACGGTGCGTGGCCGAACGCCCATCGACGAACGCATCGCTGGACTGCTCGAAACGGCCCAGGACACGGCGGTATTCGTCGCGCCCGAAGCGACATCGCTCACCACGGAGATCGCCGACACGTTGACCGAGCAGGCGTCAGGTGGCGTTTCGGTCACGCTCGTCACTGCCGAACCGAAACTCGATGAGCGTTTCGCAGACGATCCCCTCGACGTGATCGTCATGGGTGAGGACAACCCGGCTGACTTCGCCGGACGGGCGCTGCTGGTCGACGGGGCGACGATTCTGCTCGCGGTGGCGACTGACGACGGAAGCGTCGAGGAAGAAGCGCTCTGGACGGCCGAATCCAGCATCGGGCGCATTCTCGCGCAATTCATGCAATCCGGGATGGAGTCCGGTCGACAGCGGCAATCCGGGGATGCACCCCCCTGA
- a CDS encoding NAD(P)/FAD-dependent oxidoreductase, with protein MTPNVCIVGAGIAGAGAAHALRDAADVTLLEADTVGGRMVSGHRDGCVYDYGANYVDPPNDRVEERFRSVVGDDLAETTGDVWIFDESGAIEEGRPNQGVKFSGRDGIDQVVQAFLDASGATVHEHTPVEHLARTEDGWRVTADGDDVACDALVVTPPTWDLFAGADWTADFRDDLVAARKRQSYRTIDSVALHYPFDIDVPYYALVNTDTEHAVGWLSRESCKPGHVPDGEEILIVQLSPAWAAGRPDATPGEAADAASSYAATLLGDDRLADPDWWDHERFIRALPGDRVNPALFEYALEHDLGLAGDWFAGTGRTHAALETGLDAGRRLARDR; from the coding sequence GTGACGCCGAACGTCTGCATTGTCGGAGCCGGCATCGCCGGGGCGGGGGCCGCCCATGCCCTGCGTGACGCGGCCGACGTGACGCTCCTCGAGGCCGACACCGTCGGCGGCCGAATGGTTTCGGGCCACCGTGACGGGTGTGTCTACGACTACGGCGCGAACTACGTCGATCCGCCGAACGATCGCGTCGAGGAACGCTTTCGGTCGGTCGTCGGTGACGACCTCGCCGAGACGACCGGCGACGTCTGGATCTTCGACGAGTCGGGAGCGATCGAAGAGGGACGGCCGAACCAGGGGGTCAAATTCTCCGGCCGTGACGGCATCGACCAGGTCGTCCAAGCGTTTCTCGATGCCAGTGGCGCGACGGTTCACGAACATACCCCGGTCGAACACCTCGCCCGCACGGAAGACGGCTGGCGGGTCACTGCCGACGGCGACGACGTCGCGTGTGACGCACTCGTCGTGACCCCTCCTACCTGGGACCTCTTCGCGGGTGCGGACTGGACGGCCGATTTCCGGGACGACCTGGTAGCGGCCCGGAAACGCCAGTCTTACCGGACGATCGACTCGGTCGCGCTGCACTACCCCTTCGACATCGACGTCCCGTACTACGCGCTGGTCAACACTGACACGGAACACGCCGTGGGCTGGCTCTCCAGAGAATCGTGCAAGCCCGGCCACGTCCCCGACGGCGAAGAGATCCTGATCGTCCAGTTGAGCCCCGCCTGGGCGGCCGGGCGACCGGACGCGACACCCGGGGAAGCAGCCGACGCCGCGAGTTCCTACGCAGCGACACTGCTCGGCGACGACCGCCTGGCAGACCCCGATTGGTGGGATCACGAGCGATTCATCCGCGCACTCCCCGGCGACCGCGTCAATCCGGCGTTGTTCGAGTACGCCCTCGAACACGACCTTGGCCTCGCGGGAGACTGGTTCGCGGGCACTGGCCGGACCCACGCGGCGCTGGAGACGGGGCTGGACGCGGGGCGTCGACTGGCACGCGATCGGTGA
- a CDS encoding IS1595-like element ISHti5 family transposase (programmed frameshift), with product MVSRESVDEVFLPDKDDCLEYLREQRWPEEVMCPHCESADTIKKGTTRKGAQRYRCHNCDSIFNDLTETIFAEHKLSLPEMFHIIRGMEEDKTSQITQELDRTYKTVLDFVHEVQDALDDDPEFDLTGVCEADEVYVVAGEKGTKQASPRSRGLKKKGRGTFESDKPPVVTLVRRSDGRVRFLVREDLEDVDEDIVEYGDEDDPAILCTDQYSIYDGIDEYDEIDGHLAINHDEHYVVGDAHTNSCENRHSFLRNWLRRFRGVSKHHLQGYLNFFSLTLNTDRWFEKILSTDFYR from the exons ATGGTAAGCAGAGAGAGCGTGGATGAGGTCTTTCTGCCTGACAAAGATGATTGTCTAGAGTATCTCCGTGAACAGCGATGGCCAGAAGAGGTAATGTGTCCGCACTGCGAGAGTGCGGACACGATCAAGAAGGGGACGACGAGAAAGGGTGCTCAACGCTATCGCTGTCACAACTGTGATAGTATTTTCAACGATCTTACCGAGACCATATTTGCCGAGCACAAGCTTTCACTCCCGGAGATGTTCCATATCATTCGAGGGATGGAAGAGGACAAAACATCACAGATAACTCAGGAACTTGACCGAACATACAAGACGGTCTTGGACTTCGTCCATGAAGTCCAAGACGCTCTTGACGACGATCCAGAGTTTGATCTCACTGGTGTTTGCGAAGCTGACGAGGTCTACGTCGTGGCTGGTGAGAAAGGTACCAAGCAGGCGAGTCCGCGCTCGCGCGGACTCA AAAAAAAGGGACGCGGAACGTTCGAGTCAGACAAACCGCCAGTCGTGACACTCGTCCGTCGCTCCGACGGACGAGTTCGGTTCCTCGTTCGTGAAGATCTCGAAGATGTAGACGAGGACATCGTCGAATACGGCGATGAAGACGATCCGGCGATCCTCTGCACCGATCAGTACAGCATCTACGACGGTATCGACGAGTACGACGAGATTGATGGCCATCTCGCCATCAATCACGACGAACACTACGTCGTCGGTGATGCTCACACGAACAGCTGTGAGAACCGCCATAGCTTCCTTCGCAACTGGTTGCGAAGGTTCCGAGGCGTCTCAAAACACCACTTACAGGGCTATTTGAACTTCTTCAGTCTCACACTCAACACAGATCGCTGGTTCGAGAAAATCCTAAGTACTGACTTCTACAGATGA
- the nucS gene encoding endonuclease NucS yields the protein MTERGDSDATSVEGATGPLVDPTAERARKRVERAIDRGDMVTVFGRCSVEYDGRATSSLGPGDRLLILKPDGTALVHTDEGHQPVNWQPPGSTHEVGLEDGRLWIESHRTGPEEHLEVAFESLAYVATVDVTDPEDLSLSGTEEDLRERILAEPELIESGFEPLVTERSTPAGAIDIYGEDSDGRAVVVELKRRRVGPDAVGQLDRYVDALTRDLHADREIRGILVAPSATDRAQELLAENGHEFIALEPTPGE from the coding sequence GTGACAGAACGGGGAGACAGTGACGCGACGAGCGTCGAGGGCGCTACCGGGCCGCTGGTCGATCCCACAGCCGAGCGCGCCCGCAAACGCGTCGAGCGTGCTATCGACCGTGGTGACATGGTGACCGTCTTCGGACGGTGTAGCGTCGAGTACGACGGGCGCGCCACGAGTTCACTCGGCCCCGGCGATCGCCTGCTCATCCTCAAGCCCGACGGGACGGCCCTGGTCCACACCGACGAAGGCCACCAGCCGGTCAACTGGCAACCCCCGGGGTCGACCCACGAGGTCGGGCTGGAGGACGGGCGACTGTGGATCGAAAGTCACCGGACGGGTCCCGAGGAGCATCTGGAGGTCGCTTTCGAGTCGCTCGCGTACGTCGCGACCGTCGACGTCACCGACCCCGAGGACCTCTCGCTGTCGGGGACGGAAGAAGACCTCCGCGAGCGCATCCTTGCCGAGCCCGAACTGATCGAGTCCGGGTTCGAGCCGCTTGTGACCGAGCGATCGACGCCCGCCGGCGCGATCGACATCTACGGCGAAGACAGCGACGGGCGGGCCGTCGTCGTGGAACTCAAACGACGGCGCGTCGGGCCGGACGCGGTCGGGCAGCTCGATCGCTACGTCGACGCACTGACCCGTGATCTCCACGCCGACCGGGAGATCCGCGGGATCCTGGTCGCTCCGTCAGCGACCGACCGGGCGCAGGAACTCCTGGCAGAGAACGGTCACGAGTTCATTGCCCTGGAGCCAACACCGGGCGAGTGA
- a CDS encoding DUF6735 family protein → MATLSHRALVVAEANGVRQWETIWRDDQTEPPRGRRSLPSSPSETTSLRAVAESLDFAHYEGVYYHADGVWTAHLACWLAVEHLLGEPLPDPRGDGALLAVRAGEASALRRWFRGAKRSVADAVVAGECSVADARAALLEALDRRAGDRKLIDGTPSTDG, encoded by the coding sequence GTGGCGACGCTGAGTCACCGCGCTCTCGTCGTCGCCGAGGCAAACGGGGTGCGACAGTGGGAGACGATCTGGCGGGACGACCAGACCGAACCGCCCCGCGGTCGGCGATCCCTGCCGTCCTCGCCGTCCGAGACGACGTCCCTCCGAGCTGTCGCCGAATCGCTCGACTTCGCTCACTACGAGGGCGTCTACTATCACGCCGACGGCGTGTGGACGGCGCATCTGGCGTGCTGGCTGGCCGTCGAGCATCTGTTGGGTGAGCCACTCCCGGATCCCCGTGGCGACGGCGCACTCCTCGCGGTCCGGGCGGGGGAGGCCTCGGCGTTGCGGCGCTGGTTCCGGGGCGCGAAGCGGTCGGTCGCCGACGCCGTGGTGGCCGGTGAGTGCTCGGTGGCGGACGCGCGAGCAGCGTTACTCGAAGCCCTCGACCGACGGGCCGGCGACCGAAAACTGATCGATGGCACCCCCTCGACGGATGGCTAA
- the lysW gene encoding lysine biosynthesis protein LysW produces MTDCPECGAEVSLHDDVEVGEIVDCATCGAELEIVAVDPATLEPAPELEEDWGE; encoded by the coding sequence ATGACAGACTGTCCGGAATGCGGGGCGGAGGTCTCCCTGCACGACGACGTCGAAGTCGGAGAGATCGTCGACTGTGCCACCTGCGGCGCGGAACTCGAAATCGTCGCGGTCGATCCCGCGACGCTCGAGCCCGCGCCCGAACTCGAAGAGGACTGGGGCGAATAA
- a CDS encoding glycine zipper domain-containing protein, with amino-acid sequence MGTRIKKAMSRAKLAAIGGAFGGAVGGLVSREAASTGAGIGALVGATVGEKRVDLGDVAEKVTNRSGE; translated from the coding sequence ATGGGAACTCGAATCAAGAAAGCGATGAGCCGTGCGAAGCTCGCAGCGATCGGCGGCGCGTTCGGTGGCGCGGTCGGCGGACTCGTGAGTCGGGAAGCAGCCAGCACCGGGGCCGGCATCGGCGCGCTCGTCGGGGCGACTGTGGGCGAAAAGCGCGTCGACCTGGGTGACGTCGCCGAGAAAGTCACGAACCGATCCGGCGAGTAG
- the aroC gene encoding chorismate synthase, protein MNGNSFGRLFQVTTYGESHGEAMGCTVSGVPAGVELDEGDIQRDLDRRKPGQSMITTSRDEPDAVTINSGLQDGYTTGTPIGMVIQNKDSRSGKYEPFVTAPRPSHGDFTYSAKFGTRNWGGGGRSSARETVNWVAAGAIAKQVLDQSEYDVRIKAHVNQIGDVRAPEVSFEEMLEHTEENDIRCAHPETAEEMRDLAEQYQQEGDSVGGSVYFEARGVPRGLGAPRFDSIPSRLGQLIYSIPAVNDFEYGVGRDARTMAGSEYNEDWEFDENGDPTPVGNDHGGVQGGITTGDPIYGEITWHPPVSIPKAQETVDWETGERKEIQVVGRHDPVLPPRAVPVVEALLYSTVLDFMLLSGRINPDRLDDRPGEYDTDYHPSSPVNDPEDADTQAETIGDE, encoded by the coding sequence ATGAACGGTAACAGCTTCGGTCGGCTTTTTCAGGTGACCACGTACGGAGAGTCACACGGCGAGGCGATGGGGTGTACGGTCTCGGGTGTCCCGGCAGGCGTCGAGTTGGACGAAGGCGACATTCAGCGCGACCTCGACCGGCGCAAGCCCGGCCAGTCGATGATCACGACCTCGCGGGACGAACCCGACGCCGTCACGATCAACTCCGGGCTCCAGGACGGCTACACGACGGGCACGCCGATCGGGATGGTCATCCAGAACAAGGACTCGCGCTCTGGCAAGTACGAACCGTTCGTGACCGCGCCCCGGCCCTCCCACGGCGATTTCACCTATTCCGCCAAGTTCGGCACGCGCAACTGGGGCGGCGGTGGCCGATCGTCGGCCCGAGAGACGGTCAACTGGGTCGCTGCGGGTGCTATCGCAAAGCAGGTCCTCGACCAGAGCGAGTACGACGTCCGGATCAAGGCCCACGTCAATCAGATCGGCGACGTCCGAGCGCCCGAGGTCTCCTTCGAGGAGATGCTCGAACACACCGAAGAGAACGACATCCGGTGTGCCCACCCCGAAACGGCCGAGGAGATGCGCGATCTCGCCGAACAGTACCAGCAAGAGGGCGATTCAGTCGGGGGGTCTGTCTACTTCGAGGCCCGTGGCGTCCCGCGAGGGCTGGGTGCGCCGCGTTTCGACTCTATTCCGTCGCGGCTAGGCCAGCTCATCTACTCGATCCCGGCGGTCAACGACTTCGAGTACGGCGTGGGGCGGGACGCCCGGACGATGGCCGGCAGCGAGTACAACGAAGATTGGGAATTCGACGAGAACGGTGATCCGACGCCGGTCGGCAACGACCACGGCGGGGTCCAGGGTGGGATCACGACCGGCGATCCGATCTACGGCGAGATTACCTGGCATCCGCCCGTCTCGATCCCGAAAGCCCAGGAGACTGTCGACTGGGAGACCGGCGAGCGAAAGGAGATCCAGGTCGTCGGTCGCCACGACCCCGTGCTTCCGCCGCGCGCAGTTCCTGTCGTCGAAGCGCTGCTTTACAGTACGGTGCTCGACTTCATGTTGCTTTCCGGGCGAATCAACCCCGACCGCCTCGACGACCGCCCCGGCGAGTACGACACCGACTATCACCCCTCGAGTCCGGTCAACGACCCCGAAGATGCGGACACGCAGGCCGAGACGATCGGCGACGAGTGA
- a CDS encoding uracil-DNA glycosylase, with product MSPDLPDPRNPYSMDEDCQNCPALVESRTQVVHGYGDPTADIAVLGTAPTASADRTGIPFTGDETGEVIQALLGDLGLSDSPPDSTEPALSEVYLTYVTRCHHPERGATDEERHNCEGYRTAELRRINPELIVAVGQGALDALAFEYTTRSADDLDVTVEHATTIQGRGFEILPMIEPADASESQLATFREHVADELDRDYRQTKGQRRK from the coding sequence ATGAGCCCGGACCTCCCGGATCCACGGAACCCCTACAGCATGGACGAGGACTGTCAGAACTGTCCGGCACTGGTCGAATCACGGACCCAGGTCGTCCACGGCTACGGTGACCCGACGGCGGATATCGCCGTTCTCGGCACCGCTCCGACGGCCAGTGCCGATCGAACCGGGATCCCCTTCACCGGCGACGAGACTGGCGAAGTGATCCAGGCACTCCTCGGTGACCTCGGACTCAGTGACTCACCACCGGACAGTACCGAACCTGCACTGAGCGAGGTCTATCTCACGTACGTCACGCGCTGCCATCACCCTGAACGCGGGGCAACCGACGAGGAGCGACACAACTGCGAGGGGTATCGTACGGCAGAACTCCGACGGATCAACCCGGAACTCATCGTCGCCGTGGGCCAGGGTGCCCTGGACGCGTTGGCTTTCGAGTACACGACCCGAAGTGCCGACGATCTGGACGTCACGGTCGAGCACGCGACGACGATCCAGGGCCGGGGCTTCGAAATCCTCCCGATGATCGAACCGGCTGACGCTTCTGAATCCCAGTTGGCTACCTTCCGCGAACACGTCGCCGACGAACTCGACCGCGATTACCGACAGACGAAGGGCCAGCGCCGGAAGTAG
- a CDS encoding CBS domain-containing protein, which translates to MLVKDVMSTDVITVDRDASLRDAVGELLEYEVGSVVVVSDEGNPVGIVTETDALKAGYRSGEPFRETRVMDLAHRPVITTSPSATVQWVARKMADNDIKKVPVMEDLSLVGIVTLTDIVWRLSDIRAEVGELSSAPEEWELD; encoded by the coding sequence ATGTTAGTCAAGGACGTCATGTCGACGGACGTGATCACCGTCGATCGCGACGCGTCACTCCGGGACGCGGTCGGGGAGCTACTCGAATACGAAGTGGGTTCGGTCGTCGTGGTCAGCGACGAAGGGAACCCGGTCGGGATCGTGACTGAAACCGACGCGCTCAAAGCTGGCTATCGGTCTGGTGAGCCGTTTCGCGAGACCCGCGTGATGGACCTGGCTCACCGACCGGTCATCACGACGAGTCCTTCGGCGACCGTCCAGTGGGTCGCCCGGAAAATGGCTGACAACGACATCAAGAAAGTGCCGGTGATGGAAGACCTCTCGCTTGTCGGAATCGTCACCTTGACCGATATCGTCTGGCGACTGTCTGACATCCGTGCCGAGGTCGGCGAGCTATCGAGCGCACCCGAGGAGTGGGAACTCGACTGA